The Terriglobales bacterium nucleotide sequence GCGTGTCCGGTCGTCCTGGATCATTCTCCGCCGCCTCGTGGTGATGCCGGATGGGCCGCCTACGCTATCTTGTTCCCGCACTCAGGACAGAACTTCGTGCCCGACCCGAACTTGGTGCCACACTTCGAACACTGGTTCTTGGGGCGCAGCGACTTGCCGCATTCCGGGCAGAACTTCGCGCCCTGGGTCGCGGCCCCGCATTCCGGACAACTCGCCACGGCTTCACTGGTGGTATCGATGTCCTTGGTCATGTCCTGCTGGCGGACCTTTTCCTTCAACTGCTCCACCGTGGCCTGCACCTGGGCGGCGGCCAGTTCGGTTCCAATATCGGGGGCGCACTCGTAACAGAGCATGCGTTTCTGGTTCCAGCAGGTCGCCCTGCAGACCCACTTCGTGCACTTCGGACACTGGCGGAAGTTGGGCTTTGCCTCCTCGATGGCTTCTCGATAGGCCTTGTCGTGCGCCGGACCCTGGATGGCACGCTGGATCTCGTAGGCGCTCGACCCGGCCGATCCCAGCATGCCGCCGAACAGCCCTCCGGCGGCGCGCAGCGCACTGGCCGCCATGCCGGTGGCCGAAGCTTTGAATTCGCTGGTGAACCCGTTGCCGCAGCGGTCGCAGAAAAACTCGAACTGGTAGCCTTTGTCGGTAGAGTGGTCGTTGTGGTTGCGAGTGAACTGAATCAGCGTCATCAAGCCCCCGCGCGGCAGGTAGGGATACGGACCCGTCATTCTAGTCAAAGCGGTTGTAAGGAGCGAATCAGAGGTGCCGCGGACAATGTAGAGGGCGGCGAATCGGTCAAACCGCCCGCAGCTCACCTCATTTGACACGCACCGCCCACTACGCGATATTTCCCGGTCACTCTCAAAGGGGGGACACCCATGCCGATTGCGCCGGAAGTGCTCACCATGGCAGTCGATATCACCAAAGAGACCATCCGCTCCAGCGGCGGCAAGCTGGAGGAGCCGGAGAAAGTCACCAAGTTTCTGGCGGACATCGTCCACAAGCTGGATGAGCTGCGCTGGGCAAAATCCGTTTCACCGGCGGGTTGAGGAAGAAGCACTCAGCATTCAGCCATCAGCAGTCAGCCTGGAGCGCCTGCATGCCTGCCCGCTGATTGCTGGGTGCTGATCGCTGACCGCTTTTCCTCACACCCGCTCCAATTCCGGCACGGTGCGCTCGTTGGTGACGTTGCCGGTATTGAGCGTGGTCTTGGGCTCGAACAGCACCACGTGCGCTTCCTCGTCGGCCACCGGGCAATGCTCCGTGCCTCGCGGAATGATGACGAATTCTCCGGCGCGCACCTGCAGCTCGCGCTCCGCGGGGTCGCGCAGCTTCATCCGCATGGTGCCTTTCACCACCAGGAACATCTCGTCCTCCTGCTGGTGGTGGTGCCAGACGAACTCCCCGGTGAACTTCACCAGCTTCACGTAGGTGTCGTTGATCTCGCCCGCGATCTTGGGTTGCCAGTGCTCGGAAAAGCGCGTGAACTTCTCTGCCAGATTCACAGTTTGTACGGGCATGGCGGTTGGATGAACCGGGTGGGTGGCCGGTCTCGGGTTTTTCTACCTGGAATGAGTGGCGGTTCACCCCGGGCAAGCGATGCACAAAGGACGAAGGGCAGGGGGCATCAGGAATAACCGGTACACGGCCGCAAAAGAAAAAAGCACGGAGCCTCTCTGCTCCGTGCTTCCTCAGTCCTGACTGAAAGCGGATTCCTGACTGCTGATTGGTTCCTTTACGGCGCTGAGAGCGTCAGCCTAAAGGGCATGCGCCAGTCGCCATAGTTGATGGTTTCTTTCTTGCGGCCGCCCTGGCCCTGCAGGTTGGCCTCGCCGTAGTTGGTTGCTCTGCCGCAGCTGTCCGACGTCACATCCCAGGAGCTCGCACCCGTGCGCGTGATGCACACTGCGTACCACGTCAGGTAGTAGCGATAGATCTGCCGGTCACACGCGCCGTTGCGCACGTTGAAGTCCATGCGCGCCCGGCCCGGATACGGCTGGCCCACCGTCATGTTGTCGAAAAACACGGAATTGTCGGAAAAGATCGACCAGTTCACTGCCTGGTTTTGATCGTGTTGGCCCTCCCAGCATGCCGGCAGCACATTGTTCGGATACTGCGACGAACCTTCCACCGAGGAGTAGAAGTGCATCTGCACGTAGCGCGTCCCGGATCCCACCACGCCGTTCACCAGGGTGTTCATGGTGTCCAGCGTGTACACCGCGCTGTGGGTCAGGATCTGCGACTTCACGCCGTTTCCCGGCAGGTAGCCGCCCGGGATGTCGTTTTGCAGGCTGTAGGGACCCGGCCCGATGTCCGGGTTGGCCAAATCAGTACTGCAGTTGCTGCAAGTCTCTTCCAGATCCGCTCTCAACTGCAGAGCCCTGCCCGCATAGGCTGTTACCCCCAATGTCACCAGGACGACCGCCACCCATCCCAATTTGCTTACGCGCTTCGACATATATCCTCCAAAGGCACCTAGAGCCCGATGAGCGCACTGTTGGGGGGAAAACGTGCCGTACCAGCGGGGAATACAGGATAAGGCAGGTAACTACCGCGAACAATGGCACTTACGTGGGGCGAGGGTAAGCGGTCGAGTGGTTACCTAGGGCACCCGGAGGTGGTTACCCCATCGAATCGGATGGATGAAAACCGCTTACCTCGGCCACAGCCACCCGAACGTCCCGGCGGTCAGCAGCCCGTAAATCAGCCCGTCGATCATGTGCTTGATGGTGTTGCTCCAGGGCTGTCCTCCCCACACCGAATTGACGAAGTGACCCAGGCCGTAGCCCATGAACGCCGCCGTGCCCGCCACCCGGAAGACGGCCAGGTAGTGCGTTCCCGCAGGCAGCGTGCGTCCGGTCAGATAGGCGGTGAAAAAGCCCACCAGCAAGCAGTAGAAAAACCACTTGGCCAGGTAGCCGCCCATGGCCGGCGCTCCTGACGGCATGATGGTGAGCAGGCCCACCGGTCCTCGCTTGAATTTCTCCACCATCTCCGGCGAGCCGCATTCCTTCATGCTGTCGGCATGGGGAAAGTGATACAGCCCTGTGGGCAGCGTTTCGCTGCGCATCGCCTCCAGCAGCTTGTCCTCGTTGGGCAGCTTTTTGTAATCACTCTTATGGATGGGAAGCACCATGTGGATGATGGAACTGGCGACGAACACGATCACCGCCGCCAACACGATAGGAAGCCACAACGCCGTCAATGGGACCATATCCCCGCCCTCCCACGTCGCGCCGCAGGGCTTGTCCAGCCGCCCCGGCCGCGCGACAGCCTACCCCCGTGGCTGGCGCCGGTCAAGCCGTCGCCCCGCCCCTCCCGGCAGGACTACATCTTCCGTAACCGCCGGCTCGCGCTTTCCACTGGCGTCCGCCCGGCGGCTTCGCTAAAGTTTTACTCGGCTGGGTCGGACCTCCCTGCCTGCGTACCCTTCCCACAGTGGCTCGCCGCTCTTGTAAAGTAGCGATGGAGTGAGTCATGGCACATGACCGCATTGGGCCGTTCGCTATCCTGGCAGAGCTCGCCGCCTGGGAGGGCGGTTCGGTCTACAAGGCGGCTGACCTCAAGGGACGCACCGTCGCCCTGCGCACCATGCGCATGGACGCTCCCGCCGCGCAACAGAACGCGGAAGCCTTCCGCGCCGCCGCTCGCGCCGCCAGCGCCCTCGACAGTCCCAACATCGCCAGCGTCCTGGGCGGCGGCGAAGCCAGCGGCTTGTTCTATGTCGCCCTGGAATTCGTCGAGGGCGTGAAGCTCTCCAAGTCGCTCGAAAAAGGCGAGCCGCTCACGCTCTCCGAGGTCACCGACCTCAGCCGCCAGATCTGTTCCGGCCTCGACCACGCGCAATCCAAGGGCGTGGTCCATCCGGAGTTGCGCCCCGGCAACATCGTCCTGGAGTGGGACGGCACCGCCAAGATCATGGATTTCGGCTTCCCTCGCCGCCACACCGGCAACGAACTGAGCGAGGCCCTGTTCTACATCTCGCCCGAAGAAGCCCGCGGCGAACCGCTCACCTTGCGCTCCAATGTCTTCAGTTGGGGCGCCATGCTCTACCAGATGGTCACCGGCTGGAAGCCTTTCGCCGGCGACACCGCCGCCGAAGTCCGCCGCAAGATCATGGAAGAAAATCCGCCCGCGCCCCACGAAGTGGACAAGGACGTCCATCCCAACATCAGTTGGATCGTGATGAAGGCGCTCGCCAAAGCGCCCGCGGACCGCTATGCCACGGGCGCCGACCTGGTCCGTGACCTGGAAAACTACCGCCACTTGCAGATCGCGCCCGCGGAGCCGGCACCCGAGCCGCCCGCCCCGCCGGCAAAGCCGGCTGCCCCTGCTCCGGCTAAACCCGCGGCGCCAGCGCCCGCGCCGCCGCGAGAAACCACTTTCATGTACGCGCCTCCGGCTCCGCCGCCGGCGCCGCCTCCGAAGGTTTTTCCCAAGCCGGAAGCGCCCGCCGCACCCGCGCCGGCAAAACCGGAAGCTCCGCCCGCAGCCCCGCCCGCACCGTTGGCGCCTGCACCTCCGGCTGCTGCCGCGCCCCCGCCTGCTGCCGCGCCGCCCAAAGCCGAGCGGGCCACGCCCAAGGCGGCTCCGCAAGCGGTGGCTCCCAAACCGCCGGCGGCGGCCAAGCCCAAGGCGCCGGAGAGCGGGCCGAGCAATAAATTGATTTACATGATGGGCGGGGCCATCGGCCTGCTGGTCATCATCACTGTCGTGTTGGCGGTGATGCTGCGCCGTCCCGCGCCGGAGCAGGAAGCGGCTGCCGCCGCGCCCGCGCCCGCCGCCTCCCTCGCCAAGCCGGAACCGGCCACGCCGGCTACGGAGCCCGAGCCGGCCACGCCCGAGCCGCGCACCGCGGCCGCCCGAGCCAAGGCCAAGCAGCCGCCACCCGCGCCGGCCGCGCCCGTCATCGTGACCGGTGACGTCTCCATTGATTCCAATCCGCCCGGCGCCGAGATCCTCATCGACGGCAAGGCGGCCGGAGTCACGCCCCACACCGCCTCGCTCAATGCCGGCTCACACACCATCACCATCAGCAAGGCCGGACACACCGCCGTCACCCGCACCATCGAGGTCTCGGCCGGGCAGAAGGCCACCGTGGCCGTGGGACTCACCGAGCTGGCCGCCACGCTCTCCG carries:
- a CDS encoding cupin domain-containing protein, with the translated sequence MPVQTVNLAEKFTRFSEHWQPKIAGEINDTYVKLVKFTGEFVWHHHQQEDEMFLVVKGTMRMKLRDPAERELQVRAGEFVIIPRGTEHCPVADEEAHVVLFEPKTTLNTGNVTNERTVPELERV
- a CDS encoding zinc ribbon domain-containing protein, coding for MTGPYPYLPRGGLMTLIQFTRNHNDHSTDKGYQFEFFCDRCGNGFTSEFKASATGMAASALRAAGGLFGGMLGSAGSSAYEIQRAIQGPAHDKAYREAIEEAKPNFRQCPKCTKWVCRATCWNQKRMLCYECAPDIGTELAAAQVQATVEQLKEKVRQQDMTKDIDTTSEAVASCPECGAATQGAKFCPECGKSLRPKNQCSKCGTKFGSGTKFCPECGNKIA
- a CDS encoding serine/threonine-protein kinase, which translates into the protein MAHDRIGPFAILAELAAWEGGSVYKAADLKGRTVALRTMRMDAPAAQQNAEAFRAAARAASALDSPNIASVLGGGEASGLFYVALEFVEGVKLSKSLEKGEPLTLSEVTDLSRQICSGLDHAQSKGVVHPELRPGNIVLEWDGTAKIMDFGFPRRHTGNELSEALFYISPEEARGEPLTLRSNVFSWGAMLYQMVTGWKPFAGDTAAEVRRKIMEENPPAPHEVDKDVHPNISWIVMKALAKAPADRYATGADLVRDLENYRHLQIAPAEPAPEPPAPPAKPAAPAPAKPAAPAPAPPRETTFMYAPPAPPPAPPPKVFPKPEAPAAPAPAKPEAPPAAPPAPLAPAPPAAAAPPPAAAPPKAERATPKAAPQAVAPKPPAAAKPKAPESGPSNKLIYMMGGAIGLLVIITVVLAVMLRRPAPEQEAAAAAPAPAASLAKPEPATPATEPEPATPEPRTAAARAKAKQPPPAPAAPVIVTGDVSIDSNPPGAEILIDGKAAGVTPHTASLNAGSHTITISKAGHTAVTRTIEVSAGQKATVAVGLTELAATLSVSSDPAGAAILLDGKATGKVTPAQLIVAKGSHAITVRKQGYRDASETMQLSPGQSAQFAPTLSLTGSTENIKVVGRFGGIFGGKPEDSGRVTVRTNPKGAQVTVNGQALGKNTPVDFYLNPGTYEIVVSREGYKPVKKLVTVEKGGKHVVDETLAK